A genomic segment from Modestobacter roseus encodes:
- a CDS encoding AfsR/SARP family transcriptional regulator: protein MSLSVGVLGPVTAWADGDPVHLGGPRHRELLARLVVAHGRVVPVDLLVDALWESPPDGAVAAVRTFVAALRRALEPDRPPRTPPRVLVTEGRGYALRVATDADAFTAAVERAAASPPPSALSVLEASLASWRGPAYADAGDRPWLRPERRRLTELHSTVVERVAAARLDLGRPADAVPDLDAHITAHPWREEGWRLLALALYRSGRRPDALAVLRRARTRLVDELGLDPSEQLAALEDDVLRQAPALQPPDDPWARATASWGRSAGPRARLEATVGLLRSLSRTGAEGLTAVREQRLAAIAAAEELGDPRLTARVVGDLDVPGVWTRSDDPEQAAALVAAAERALPAADSDAVRVRLLTTVAVESRGLPGTRGAAAGREAERLARASGDPALLAAALGGRTLQVFDRCGRAADRDALGAELVELASRHGLTDHLVLGHLVRMQARSARGDLTGAGAHADLLDRLAVAHDRPLVGVFTGGWRALRAAVDGSPGAEEAFRTAAQLRRHSGMPGVEEGLLPLTLACLQVWRGEPVTPAGPAGPWAPWLEPHLLLAAGRPAAAVVAALPDPPPGLLMEALWVLAGSAALAVDDAAVLARARDALAPAAGELAGAGSGMLTAGPVADHLAEWDRRLGAGGRAAAVHR from the coding sequence GTGAGCCTCAGCGTGGGGGTGCTCGGTCCGGTCACCGCCTGGGCCGACGGGGACCCGGTGCACCTCGGCGGGCCGCGGCACCGCGAGCTGCTGGCCCGCCTGGTGGTGGCGCACGGTCGGGTGGTCCCGGTCGACCTGCTGGTCGACGCGCTCTGGGAGTCCCCGCCGGACGGCGCGGTGGCCGCCGTCCGGACGTTCGTGGCCGCGCTGCGCCGCGCGCTGGAGCCGGACCGACCGCCCCGGACGCCGCCACGGGTGCTGGTCACCGAGGGCCGGGGATACGCACTGCGGGTCGCCACCGACGCCGACGCGTTCACCGCCGCCGTCGAGCGGGCTGCCGCGTCTCCCCCGCCGTCGGCGCTGTCGGTGCTGGAGGCCTCGCTGGCGAGCTGGCGCGGCCCGGCCTACGCCGATGCCGGGGACCGGCCGTGGCTGCGCCCGGAGCGCCGGCGGCTCACCGAGCTGCACAGCACCGTCGTCGAGCGGGTCGCGGCCGCGCGCCTCGACCTCGGCCGGCCGGCCGACGCCGTGCCCGACCTGGACGCCCACATCACCGCGCACCCGTGGCGGGAGGAGGGCTGGCGACTGCTGGCGCTGGCCCTGTACCGGTCGGGACGGCGGCCCGACGCGCTGGCCGTGCTGCGCCGGGCCCGCACCCGGCTGGTCGACGAGCTGGGCCTGGACCCCAGCGAGCAGCTGGCCGCGCTGGAGGACGACGTGCTCCGGCAGGCGCCCGCGCTGCAGCCGCCGGACGACCCGTGGGCCCGGGCCACCGCGTCCTGGGGGCGGTCGGCCGGGCCGCGTGCGCGGCTGGAGGCCACGGTGGGTCTGCTGCGCAGCCTCTCCCGCACCGGCGCCGAGGGGCTGACCGCGGTGCGTGAGCAGCGGCTGGCGGCGATCGCCGCCGCCGAGGAGCTCGGCGACCCGCGGCTGACCGCCCGCGTGGTCGGCGACCTCGACGTGCCGGGTGTCTGGACCCGCTCCGACGACCCCGAGCAGGCCGCCGCGCTGGTCGCGGCCGCCGAGCGGGCGCTGCCCGCGGCCGACTCCGACGCCGTCCGGGTGCGGCTGCTGACGACCGTCGCCGTGGAGTCCCGCGGCCTGCCCGGGACCCGGGGCGCTGCGGCGGGCCGCGAGGCCGAGCGGCTGGCCAGGGCCTCGGGCGACCCGGCGCTGCTGGCCGCTGCCCTCGGCGGCCGGACCCTGCAGGTGTTCGACCGCTGCGGCCGGGCGGCCGACCGCGACGCGCTCGGCGCCGAACTGGTCGAGCTGGCCTCCCGGCACGGCCTGACCGACCACCTGGTGCTCGGCCACCTGGTCCGGATGCAGGCCCGCAGTGCCCGGGGCGACCTGACCGGCGCCGGCGCGCACGCCGATCTGCTCGACCGGCTGGCCGTCGCGCACGACCGGCCGCTGGTCGGGGTCTTCACCGGCGGCTGGCGGGCGCTGCGCGCCGCGGTCGACGGGTCCCCCGGCGCCGAGGAGGCCTTCCGGACGGCGGCCCAGCTGCGGCGGCACTCCGGGATGCCCGGCGTCGAGGAGGGGCTGCTGCCGCTGACCCTGGCCTGCCTGCAGGTCTGGCGCGGCGAACCGGTGACGCCCGCGGGCCCGGCCGGGCCCTGGGCGCCCTGGCTGGAGCCCCACCTCCTGCTGGCGGCCGGCCGACCGGCCGCGGCCGTGGTGGCCGCGCTGCCCGATCCGCCACCGGGCCTGCTCATGGAGGCGCTGTGGGTGCTCGCCGGGAGCGCCGCGCTTGCCGTCGACGACGCGGCGGTGCTGGCCCGAGCGCGGGACGCGCTGGCCCCGGCAGCCGGTGAGCTCGCCGGCGCGGGGAGCGGCATGCTCACCGCGGGCCCCGTCGCCGACCACCTCGCGGAGTGGGACCGCCGCCTCGGTGCGGGTGGGCGTGCTGCAGCCGTGCACCGATGA